Proteins encoded in a region of the Pelmatolapia mariae isolate MD_Pm_ZW linkage group LG16_19, Pm_UMD_F_2, whole genome shotgun sequence genome:
- the LOC134644596 gene encoding leucine-rich repeat-containing protein 74A — protein MSILSFESLCLKDDDNCPSPTDLDSFGDEFDKDLESYGNKINKEMDTAQVYMQACKQVGVVPVSYFIRNLDSPAVTLSHHGLGPLGCKALAIALVTDTQISSLALADNSIQAEGAKYLMETLRANFTIQHLDISHNHLKSAGAEYVAKMLLDSISLKSVKLSGNGFTDDDAKYFADALSTNSRLKVLDLSHNEFCGKGGEHLGQLLANNEGLEVLDLSWNHLRMKGAVAFCAGLKVNMMLKHLDLSWNGFGNEGALAMGEALKFNTTLVHLNLNNNRLTNEGVSMLCRGLEFNDTLRVLTLAYNSLTVEGALALVNVVKKSPKTALEEINICNVLVNEHFVHLLEVTCQEHPGLDVQYGGVGGFMAKKPPKRVDPMKVIQDYLDQRKLRLWDFFRNIDKDGIMKVSVTDFRKAVQQSSIPLDRYQIEELIQRLDRDRTGMVDYRGLADTRKQMMRDHRRQLRKFESRQKKEKQKSDRILKTFQSAVEAVTPHSSMVMSPGGAKEDSSGPQHFSATPLSSWHHIVMSNSSRYSVTNMSNIHLPMLRGATPYRPTSSSWMRSYSQPNLSADSPRSAPDKSISAQGVRSDPEMSHSKLSPTANSLTRSRPALNVKQTEGKSKVKAKKVKKKKPKKNADKASKNPAVTVK, from the exons ATGTCGATACTGTCATTTGAGTCCCTCTGCTTAAAAGACGATGACAACTGTCCATCCCCAACTGATCTCGACAGCTTTGGCGATGAGTTTGACAAAGACTTGGAATCATATG GAAATAAGATCAACAAGGAGATGGACACTGCTCAGGTGTACATGCAGGCCTGCAAGCAGGTCGGTGTAGTGCCGGTCTCTTACTTTATTCGAAACCTTGACTCTCCAGCTGTGACACTCTCCCACCATGGGCTCGGACCTTTGGGATGCAAGGCACTTGCTATTGCTTTAGTG ACTGATACGCAAATAAGCTCCCTGGCACTGGCAGACAATTCAATTCAAGCTGAGGGAGCCAAATACCTCATGGAGACGTTGAGGGCTAATTTCACCATTCAGCACCTG gaTATATCCCACAACCATCTGAAATCTGCTGGGGCTGAGTATGTGGCTAAAATGTTGCTGGACAGCATTTCGTTAAAATCTGTGAAGCTTTCAG GGAATGGATTTACTGATGATGACGCTAAATATTTTGCAGATGCTCTGTCA ACCAATTCCAGGTTAAAGGTACTGGATCTGAGCCATAATGAGTTTTGTGGAAAAGGAGGAGAGCATTTGGGACAGCTGCTGG CAAACAATGAGGGCCTGGAGGTGCTGGACCTCAGCTGGAATCATCTAAGAATGAAAGGGGCTGTGGCTTTTTGTGCTGGGTTAAAA GTGAATATGATGTTAAAGCACCTTGACTTATCGTGGAACGGTTTTGGGAACGAAGGTGCTCTGGCAATGGGAGAAGCCCTCAAATTCAACACCACTCTGGTGCATCTCAACCTCAACAATAACCGCCTGACCAATGAAGGCGTCAGCATGCTGTGCAGGGGTCTTGAATTCAATGACACACTCAGAGTCCTGACG TTGGCTTATAACTCTTTGACAGTAGAGGGCGCACTGGCTCTAGTCAACGTGGTGAAGAAATCACCTAAAACTGCCTTGGAGGAGATCAACATATGT AATGTGCTGGTAAATGAGCACTTTGTGCATCTATTGGAGGTGACGTGTCAGGAGCATCCTGGTCTGGATGTACAGTATGGAGGCGTAGGAGGCTTCATGGCTAAGAAGCCACCAAAACGTGTTGATCCAATGAAAGTCATTCAG GATTATCTGGACCAACGGAAACTGCGGCTGTGGGATTTCTTTCGAAACATCGATAAAGATGGCATCATGAAAGTGTCTGTTACTGACTTCAGGAAAGCAGTTCAG CAATCAAGTATTCCCTTGGACCGATACCAGATTGAGGAGCTGATTCAGAGACTTGATCGGGACAGGACAGGAATGGTGGACTACAG GGGACTGGCAGATACAAGGAAACAAATGATGAGGGATCACCGCCGCCAGCTTAGGAAATTTGAGTCCCGtcagaagaaagagaaacagaagagTGACCGCATTCTCAAAACCTTCCAAAGTGCTGTGGAGGCGGTGACACCTCACAGCTCCATGGTCATGTCTCCAGGAGGTGCCAAAGAAGACTCGAGTGGCCCTCAACACTTTTCCGCCACCCCTCTCAGCTCTTGGCACCACATTGTCATGTCCAACAGCAGCCGCTACTCTGTCACTAACATGAGCAACATCCACCTGCCCATGTTAAGAGGCGCCACGCCTTACCGTCCCACCAGCTCCTCCTGGATGCGTTCGTACTCCCAGCCAAACCTGTCGGCCGATTCCCCTCGCTCTGCTCCAGACAAGTCCATCTCTGCTCAAGGCGTTCGCTCTGATCCAGAGATGAGCCACAGCAAGCTAAGCCCCACTGCTAACAGCCTGACGAGATCCAGGCCTGCTCTTAATGTAAAGCAGACTGAGGGTAAAAGTAAAGTCAAAGCcaagaaagtgaagaaaaagaaaccgAAGAAGAATGCAGACAAAGCTTCAAAGAACCCCGCAGTAACGGTCAAGTGA
- the olfm4.2 gene encoding olfactomedin-4 translates to MLPALLLLLLPALSPVLAWIPVEDWESGNVTASVSESGQCVCHVFLPDTTFPADRVEHMQEVTKDLMLEVEIQMNKIVGFEAKLEVYLQDLTELTIRVNILESSPDKYIKLDFELLRIELREFEALVSQLKNSLNSSSPIFDSLYTEIHNMTLIVNQLESYDESNLAVFRIELAKLQKKLEDCQKEQELINPDIGNCNHTGILALSKPMVLQLNAHLTPGYIYGGWGKDSKPLRGSESMYFFGASSSPSISDFYLYSNYDKLMLRSAFKNHRTPSGWAGLGSNFIVHGNSLYYQRSSPLSMAKLNLTSSTYDYRVISAASSKFSYSYSASQFLDFAADENGMWVMYASEASKGKIVITKIEEKSFGVEDQWNTGVFKEMVGNSFMACGVMYATRSVDVTTEEIYYAFDTKTKEEKHLSIQFQKFQDKYTNLDYNPTDQKLYMYNNGYYVSYNVKFDKE, encoded by the exons ATGTTGCCagctcttctgctgctgctcctgccagCCCTCAGCCCTGTTTTGGCCTGGATT ccaGTGGAGGACTGGGAGTCTGGAAATGTAACGGCATCAGTGAGTGAGTCAGGTCAGTGTGTTTGCCATGTTTTTCTGCCTGACACAACCTTCCCTGCTGACCGGGTTGAGCACATGCAAGAAGTCACTAAAGATCTGATGTTGGAAGTAGAAATCCAAATGAACAAG ATAGTGGGCTTTGAGGCTAAGCTGGAGGTCTACCTGCAGGACCTAACTGAGCTGACAATTAGAGTGAACATACTGGAAAGCAGTCCTGACAAATACATCAAACTGGACTTTGAACTGCTCAGGATTGAGCTGAGAGAATTTGAGGCTCTGGTATCTCAGCTCAAAAACTCTCTCAACTCCTCCTCACCCATATTTGACAGCCTGTACACTGAG aTCCACAACATGACCCTCATTGTGAACCAACTGGAGAGTTATGATGAGAGCAACCTGGCGGTGTTCCGCATTGAGCTGGCTAAGCTGCAGAAGAAGCTGGAGGACTGCCAGAAGGAGCAGGAGCTCATCAATCCAGATATTG GTAACTGCAATCACACAGGAATCTTGGCCCTCAGCAAGCCAATGGTGCTTCAGCTGAATGCTCATCTGACCCCAGGTTACATTTATGGGGGCTGGGGAAAAGACTCCAAACCTCTTCGAGGTTCTGAGTCCATGTACTTCTTTGGTGCATCCAGCTCCCCTTCAATCAGTGACTTTTACTTGTACTCTAACTATGATAAGCTGATGCTGAGGTCTGCATTCAAAAACCATCGCACACCAAGCGGGTGGGCGGGGCTTGGGAGCAATTTTATTGTTCACGGTAACAGCCTGTACTATCAGCGCAGCTCACCTCTCAGTATGGCCAAACTGAACCTGACCAGTTCCACATATGACTACAGAGTGATCTCAGCCGCTAGTTCAAAGTTCTCTTACAGTTACTCAGCCAGTCAGTTCTTAGACTTTGCAGCTGATGAAAATGGAATGTGGGTAATGTATGCTTCAGAGGCAAGCAAAGGGAAAATTGTCATTACTAAGATAGAAGAAAAATCTTTTGGTGTTGAAGATCAGTGGAATACTGGTGTGTTTAAGGAGATGGTGGGTAATTCTTTCATGGCCTGTGGAGTTATGTATGCCACCAGGTCAGTGGATGTTACCACAGAGGAGATCTACTACGCATTTGACACCAAGACCAAGGAGGAGAAACACCTCAGCATTCAGTTTCAGAAGTTCCAGGACAAATACACCAACCTGGACTACAACCCCACCGACCAGAAACTCTACATGTACAACAATGGCTATTATGTGTCCTATAATGTGAAATTTGACAAAGAATAA
- the dlst gene encoding dihydrolipoyllysine-residue succinyltransferase component of 2-oxoglutarate dehydrogenase complex, mitochondrial: protein MFSHSRCLTRNFGRSLSAIRQGNNVLARRAAAALSASNSVIINSNNVKHNPRSSVFQIQYFRTSVAYRDEVVTVKTPAFAESVTEGDVRWEKAVGDTVSEDEVVCEIETDKTSVQVPSPASGVIEELLVPDGGKVEGGTPLFKLRKGAGAPKAAETPKAEAPAAAAPPPPSAAPPPPPPSSVGPIPTAMPPVPPVPAHAMDSKPVSAIKPTPAPTAPVAQAEGGAKAARTESRVKMNRMRLRIAQRLKEAQNTCAMLTTFNEVDMSNITEMRKTYKDAFLKKHNIKLGFMSAFVKAAAYALSDQPAVNAVIDDTTKEIVYRDYVDISVAVATPKGLVVPVIRNVEGMNFADIENAINLLGEKARKNELAVEDMDGGTFTISNGGVFGSLFGTPIINPPQSAILGMHGIFDRPVAVGGKVEIRPMMYVALTYDHRLIDGREAVTFLRKIKSVVEDPRVLLLDM from the exons aTGTTTTCCCATTCCCGGTGTCTCACCAGGAATTTTGGCCGATCCCTCTCTGCCATCCGCCAG GGGAATAATGTGTTAGCTCGTCGGGCTGCAGCAG CTCTGTCAGCTAGCAACTCTGTCATCATCAACAGCAACAATGT AAAACATAATCCCCGATCCAGTGTCTTCCAAATTCAGTACTTCAGAACATCTGTAGCCTACA GAGATGAAGTTGTCACAGTTAAGACCCCTGCATTTGCAGAATCTGTCACAGAGGGGGATGTGAGGTGGGAGAAAG CTGTTGGAGACACTGTCTCTGAGGATGAGGTGGTGTGTGAAATTGAGACCGATAag ACATCAGTGCAGGTTCCTTCTCCTGCCTCTGGAGTGATCGAGGAGCTTTTGGTCCCAGATGGAGGGAAGGTTGAAGGAGGAACTCCACTTTTTAAGCTTCGAAAAGGAG CTGGTGCTCCTAAAGCTGCAGAAACTCCAAAAGCCGAAgctccagctgctgcagcccCTCCACCACCTTCTGCTGCCCCTCCACCCCCTCCCCCTTCATCCGTGGGCCCAATTCCCACAGCCATGCCCCCTGTGCCACCTGTGCCAGCACATGCTATGGACAGCAAACCAG TTTCAGCCATCAAGCCCACCCCTGCTCCAACTGCACCAGTGGCACAAGCAGAGGGAGGGGCCAAAGCAGCCAGGACAGAGAGCAGG gttaaGATGAACCGCATGAGACTGAGAATTGCCCAGAGACTGAAGGAAGCCCAAAACACCTGCGCTATGTTGACTACGTTTAATGAGGTCGACATGAG CAACATCACAGAGATGAGGAAGACTTACAAAGATGCTTTCCTGAAAAAGCATAACATCAAGTTGGGCTTCATGTCTGCATTTGTGAAGGCTGCTGCCTACGCTCTTTCTGACCAACCTGCTGTTAATGCCG TAATTGATGACACAACCAAAGAGATTGTGTACAGGGACTATGTTGATATCAGTGTGGCTGTGGCTACACCAAAG ggtTTGGTGGTTCCTGTAATACGAAATGTCGAGGGAATGAACTTTGCTGATATCGAGAATGCCATCAATTTGTTGGGAGAAAAG GCCCGTAAGAATGAGCTGGCTGTCGAGGACATGGATGGAGGAACTTTCACCATCAGCAATGGTGGCGTGTTTGGGTCTCTGTTTGGCACCCCTATAATCAACCCACCGCAGTCTGCTATATTAGGCATGCATGGCATCTTTGACAGACCTGTTGCAGTCGGTGGAAAG GTGGAAATCCGTCCAATGATGTATGTTGCCCTGACGTATGATCATCGGCTGATTGATGGAAGAGAGGCTGTCACTTTCCTGCGCAAGATCAAGTCAGTGGTGGAGGACCCCAGGGTGCTGCTCCTTGACATGTAA
- the rps6kl1 gene encoding ribosomal protein S6 kinase-like 1, protein MSPAVDKTEEKRPSWTLTGPKEEVMAKRDYLVEAAKQIRMALDSEVNEDYEAAFSYYKNGVDLLLNGVQLDPNKDRREAVKRKTTQYLKRAEEIFITHLQDNLGKGSSHLGGYSSLRFRPIRHLSSPVEDLEMCKVVGVADKVLIVQSMVNKETFVVKSLVKSSWESRDQPTIIPQGVPYMVKLLRYYVSEDAVYLHLEHVKGGRLFSKLHKLRNEKAKEHPECFASRHHNTKLKTSRTSPAISADYQHSRSAAAIPEKLNDESPDADFPTLWDETQQRLESCGTHSYIEETGCLQNTRSAASFYTKLDRLTLLSGPTRTQVKTHIHPPAPSLCLHSSETQEKPALPLSCARVSQALDVMSELHKKKPGMGLIECSSEFEVAWKAADPVHNCEKTNPYAVTDAELSLERTAPHTNQDSFIKAGSQNGENVLSSSPAILHLPLHCQTQIHGRASWDMNGSPQGSVLGVNSAELNTKQERSSPTVEERNGMVVIRSTDRVVFSDHTDTQITSDSSWPSSAPLCLSVTEKKHMFSRVPLALSGLSNKGEACPSEAKEGVEEARELLSPGEKRAPTTKGSFVGWLSSGPHDAPPNRKREDVDGFVKSERPDGEREDQLIEVDGWCHLPRFPIKSPGAADKTMQTCWGLPENEVRIWGAQILLALESLHQQGILCRDLNPRNVLLTSNGKVCLTFFSQWSEVQSEISSKAMEQMYCAPEIGGVSRITESCDWWSLGALLFELLTGMPLWQLHPAGIHSHTQLLIPDHLSTAAASLLTELLQFDAGYRLGSGGGGVSDIKCHPFFNGVSWKALSC, encoded by the exons ATGAGCCCTGCTGTTGATAAGACTGAAGAGAAAAG GCCCAGCTGGACCTTGACGGGTCCAAAAGAAGAAGTGATGGCAAAAAGAGATTACTTGGTGGAGGCGGCCAAGCAGATCCGCATGGCACTGGACAGTGAGGTGAATGAGGACTATGAGGCAGCTTTCAGTTACTACAAGAACGGCGTGGACCTGCTGCTAAATGGGGTTCAAT TGGATCCGAACAAGGATCGTCGGGAGGCTGTGAAGAGGAAAACAACCCAGTATTTGAAGAGAGCAGAAGAAATCTTTATAACACATCTACAGGATAACCTGGGAAAAGGGAGCTCTCATTTAGGG GGCTACAGCAGTCTGAGGTTCCGTCCAATCAGACACCTGAGTTCACCCGTGGAGGATCTGGAGATGTGTAAGGTTGTGGGTGTGGCTGACAAG GTCCTAATTGTGCAAAGTATGGTCAACAAGGAGACATTTGTGGTAAAG AGCCTGGTTAAGTCTAGCTGGGAGAGCAGGGACCAGCCAACCATCATTCCTCAAGGGGTGCCATACATGGTTAAGCTGCTAAGATATTACGTCAGTGAGGATGCTGTGTATCTGCATTTGGAGCATGTCAAAG GTGGGAGGCTTTTCTCCAAGCTGCATAAACTGAGGAACGAGAAGGCCAAGGAACACCCAGAATGCTTCGCTTCTCGCCATCATAACACCAAGCTGAAGACCAGCCGGACCTCACCTGCAATCAGCGCAGACTACCAGCATAGCAGAAGTGCAGCGGCGATTCCTGAGAAACTAAACGATGAAAGCCCCGATGCAGACTTCCCTACCTTGTGGGATGAGACGCAGCAGCGACTGGAGAGCTGCGGGACTCACTCCTACATCGAGGAGACGGGTTGTCTGCAGAACACACGCTCTGCGGCGTCTTTTTACACCAAGCTTGATCGGCTCACTCTGCTGTCTGGCCCGACGAGGACACAGGTCAAAACTCACATCCATCCACCAGCTCCTAGTTTGTGTTTGCACTCCAGCGAAACTCAGGAAAAGCCAGCTCTTCCTCTCTCCTGCGCTCGTGTCAGTCAAGCTCTCGACGTCATGTCAGAGCTCCATAAAAAGAAACCTGGAATGGGGCTGATAGAGTGCAGCTCCGAATTCGAAGTGGCTTGGAAAGCTGCGGATCCAGTGCACAACTGTGAGAAAACAAACCCCTATGCAGTGACTGACGCTGAATTATCCCTAGAACGAACTGCACCTCATACGAATCAGGACTCGTTTATTAAAGCAGGGTCACAAAACGGTGAAAATGTTTTGAGTTCTAGTCCTGCCATCTTGCATCTTCCTCTTCATTGCCAAACCCAGATCCATGGCAGGGCTTCATGGGATATGAATGGCTCTCCCCAGGGATCTGTTTTAGGTGTAAACTCAGCAGAATTAAACACAAAGCAGGAACGCAGCAGTCCCACTGTGGAAGAAAGAAATGGAATGGTAGTTATCAGAAGCACAGACAGAGTAGTATTTTCTGaccacacagatacacagatcACCTCGGACAGTTCTTGGCCTTCCTCAGCTCCCCTCTGCCTCAGTGttacagaaaaaaagcacatgTTTTCCAGGGTTCCCTTGGCTTTATCAGGGCTCAGTAATAAAGGGGAAGCCTGCCCAAGTGAGGCAAAAGAAGGAGTAGAGGAAGCCCGTGAGCTGCTAAGCCCTGGAGAGAAGCGTGCGCCTACAACAAAGGGATCATTTGTAGGCTGGTTATCCTCTGGCCCTCATGATGCCCCGCCCAACAGGAAGCGAGAGGATGTGGATGGTTTTGTAAAATCAGAAAGACCAGATGGTGAAAGAGAAGACCAGCTCATAGAGGTGGATGGCTGGTGCCATCTGCCTCGGTTCCCTATCAAGTCGCCCGGGGCTGCAGATAAGACCATGCAGACCTGTTGGGGGCTTCCTGAGAATGAAGTGCGCATCTGGGGGGCACAGATCTTGTTGGCCTTGGAGAGTTTGCATCAGCAAGGCATCCTGTGTCGGGATCTTAACCCTAGAAATGTTCTGCTCACTAGCAACG GTAAGGTGTGTTTGACGTTCTTCAGCCAGTGGAGTGAGGTTCAGTCAGAGATCAGCTCCAAAGCCATGGAACAGATGTACTGTGCTCCCG AAATTGGCGGAGTGTCCCGGATCACAGAGTCTTGCGATTGGTGGAGTCTTGGGGCTTTGCTGTTCGAACTTCTTACAGGAATG CCTTTGTGGCAGCTCCACCCAGCAGGAATCCACTCCCACACTCAGCTGCTCATCCCTGACCACCTGAGCACCGCGGCCGCTTCTCTGCTTACCGAG TTACTCCAGTTCGATGCTGGTTATCGCCTGGGCTCTGGAGGTGGGGGTGTAAGTGACATCAAATGTCATCCCTTTTTCAATGGAGTTTCCTGGAAGGCTCTGAGCTGCTAG
- the olfm4.1 gene encoding olfactomedin-4, which translates to MIVTLYFSALLSSTVAWEGVRSVWSEGNPRNESGGGGVGRCSCDAFLPGSTFPVGDLVVIEQTAVEISRELELELGKLGEYEIKVTEYEEKIVKLTAKIEKMEENPDGYSESERSEIKIEIKQVEALIIDLQLSINGSTAVLKSLRVQITVMVETLNRLEKTYDKNLILVTRREYLKVQLQLEECERRHQELFYPNIGSCAHTGITKLSKPIVSQLNAHLNAGYKFGGWGKDSKPIPDRESMYWYSGYTSASIIDIRFYTNYKNLILRNHFQHHSLQTSWRGTGTNFIFRDNTLYYQINSPFGLAKLNFTTMAYESRVIPKASSGFSYAYFPSQNFDFAADETGLWVTYATQQSAGRMVIAKINEASFGIEEEMETSIYKPGVSNAFMVCGTLYAVRTIDTITEEIFYKYNTKTKEETYISIPFERFQEKYSNLHYNPADQKLYMYNDGYYVQYHLWFNHTAAATATTAPQVLLT; encoded by the exons ATGATTGTCACTCTGTATTTCTCAGCACTGCTGAGCTCCACGGTTGCCTGGGAG GGAGTGAGGAGCGTGTGGAGTGAAGGGAATCCAAGGAATGAGTCCGGAGGTGGAGGTGTTGGAAGGTGCTCCTGTGACGCCTTCCTGCCCGGTTCAACTTTTCCTGTAGGTGATCTGGTGGTGATAGAGCAGACTGCAGTGGAGATCTCACGTGAACTGGAGCTGGAATTGGGCAAG CTGGGGGAATATGAAATCAAAGTGACAGAATATGAAGAAAAGATCGTAAAACTCACAgcaaaaattgaaaaaatggAGGAGAATCCTGATGGCTACAGTGAAAGTGAACGGAGTGAGATAAAGATTGAGATTAAACAAGTGGAGGCCTTGATTATAGACCTGCAGCTCTCCATCAACGGCTCCACTGCTGTCCTTAAATCTCTGCGTGTACAG ATTACAGTCATGGTGGAGACCCTGAACAGGCTGGAAAAGACCTACGACAAGAATTTAATTCTGGTGACACGCCGAGAATACCTTAAAGTGCAGCTGCAACTAGAGGAGTGTGAGAGACGTCACCAGGAGCTTTTCTACCCCAACATTG GTTCATGTGCACACACTGGTATCACCAAGCTCAGCAAACCCATAGTAAGCCAGCTGAATGCCCATCTAAACGCTGGCTACAAATTTGGTGGCTGGGGGAAAGATTCAAAACCTATTCCAGACAGAGAGTCCATGTACTGGTACTCTGGGTATACAAGTGCCTCCATTATTGACATCAGGTTCTACACTAACTACAAGAACCTCATTTTAAGAAACCACTTTCAGCATCACAGCTTACAAACCAGCTGGCGTGGCACAGGAACCAATTTTATCTTCCGTGACAACACTCTGTATTATCAGATCAACAGCCCGTTTGGGTTAGCTAAACTGAATTTCACCACAATGGCATATGAGTCCAGGGTGATCCCCAAGGCTAGTTCAGGCTTCTCTTATGCATACTTCCCCAGTCAGAACTTTGACTTTGCTGCTGATGAGACCGGGCTGTGGGTGACCTATGCCACACAGCAGTCTGCTGGTCGGATGGTCATTGCTAAAATAAATGAGGCATCTTTTGGGATAGAGGAGGAAATGGAGACTAGTATCTACAAGCCGGGTGTGAGCAATGCCTTCATGGTTTGTGGCACTTTATATGCGGTCAGGACAATTGATACCATCACTGAAGAGATATTTTACAAGTATAACACTAAAACCAAAGAGGAAACTTACATCAGTATTCCCTTTGAGAGGTTCCAAGAGAAGTACTCAAACCTGCACTACAATCCCGCTGACCAGAAGCTCTACATGTACAATGATGGCTACTATGTCCAGTATCACCTGTGGTTTAACCACACAGCTGCGGCTACAGCCACCACGGCGCCACAAGTTCTTTTAACCTAA